NNNNNNNNNNNNNNNNNNNNNNNNNNNNNNNNNNNNNNNNNNNNNNNNNNNNNNNNNNNNNacatgatgtcccagatgtgctcaattggattcaggtctggggaacgggcggtccatagcatcaatgcctcctcttgcaggaactgctgacacactccagccacatgaggtctagcattgtcttgcattaggaggaacccagggccaaccgcaccagcatatggtctcacaaggggtctgaggatctcatctcggtacctaatggcagtcagcactctggcgagcacatggaggctgtgcggccccccaaagaaatgccacccacaccatgactgacccaccgccaaaccggtcctgctggaggatgttgcaggcagcagaacgttcccatggcgtctccagactctgtcacgtctgtcacatgtgctcatgtggtCAGTGTGAACCTACTTTCATCTGGAAGAGCacaagggcgccagtggcgaatttgccaattttggtgttctctggcaaatgccaaacgtcctgcacggtgttgggctgttaagcacaaccccacctgtggacgtcgggccctcataccaccctcatggagtctgtttctgaccgtttgagcagaaacatgcacattttgtggcctgctggaggtcattttgcagggctctggcagtgctccacctgctcctccttgcacaaaggcggaggtagcggtcctgctgctgggttgttgccctcctacggcctcctccacgtctcctgattactggcctgtctcctggtacgcctccatgctctggacactacgctgacagacacagcaaaccttcttgccacagctcgcattgatgtgccatcctggatgagctgcactacctgagccacttgtgtgggttgtagactccgtctcatgctaccactagagtgaaagcaccgccagcattcaaaagtgacaaaacatcagccaggaagcataggaactgagaagtggtctgtggtcaccacctgcagaaccactcctttattggggtgttcttgctaattgcctataatttcaccttttgtctattccatttgcacaacaacatgtgacaatttattgtcaatcagtgttgcttcctaagtggacagtttgacagaagtgtgattgacttggagttacattgtgttgtttaagtgttccctttattatacttatttatttaattatttttctccccaattttcgtggtatccaatcactagtaattactatcttgtctcatcgctacaactcccgtacgggctcgggagagacgaaggtcgaaaagcCACGCGTccccgaagcacaacccaaccaagccgcgactgcttcttaacacagcgcgcctccaacccggaagccagccgcaccaatgtgtcggaggaaacactgtgcacctggcccccttggttagcgcgcactgcgcccgggccgccacaggagtcgctggagcggcgatgagacaaggatatccctaccggccaaaccctccctaacccggacgacgctaggccaattgtgcgtcgccccacggacctcccggtcggcCGGCTGCAAGAGCCTGCCGCGCCACCCAGAACCCTGCTGcggccaccagagactctggtggcgcagctagcactgtgatgcagtgccctagaccactgcgccaccgggaggccccctttatttttttgagcagtgtagttgttACTAACATATTTTCATGTCATGTTTTCTTTTGCAGTCGACAGGATTTGGCGAGCATCTCTGCTCTAGATAAAATCCACTCCGGGCTCAAATTATTAATGCCTTCTTTGACAAAAGGTGATTATATAGCAAAGTACAATATTGAAATCTCTTGTTTAATACATACTGCATTACTGACATTACTGTTAAACGAGTTTTTACACAGGGACAGTTTTGTTCATGAGATAATCGGTGATGCTGTAAAGGCCTTGGTTTTGAAGCATGTTCAACCCTGTGTTGAGTGAATTCACATATGTAACTCTATACCCCTAGCCTTGGTACCTTACCGGttagtctggtttaaccaggctaatgCCTCTCTGTGTTTATTTGATTTAGAAACCTCCGTCAGAATGAGGTGGGTACGGTCCAGGTGATTGGCTTTGAGGATCTCtcttccaacactttgttttgcattatttaaaccaaattgaacatgtttcattatttatttgaggctaaattgattttattgatgtattatattaagttaaaagaagtgttcattcagtattgttgtaattgtcattatcggccgattaatcggtaacagcttttttggtcctccaataaaaatcataatcggtcgacctctagcatgAACCCTCCttggtgtcgaaagcattccacagggatgctggcctatgttgacaatgcttcccacagttgtgtcaagttggatggatgttttttgggtggtggaccattcttgatacacacgggaaactgagcgtgaaaaaccaagcagcgttacagttctggcacctacttccatacccttttcaaaggcacttaaatattttgtctcgcccattcaccctctgaatggcacacatacactatatatacaaaagtatgtggacaccccttcaaatgagtggattccgatatttcaaccacacccgttgctgacatgtgtataaaatcgagcacactccATAGACTAACATtggccttaccgaagagctcagtgactttcaacataacaccgtcataggatgccacctgtccaacatgtcagttcatcaaatttctgccctgcttgagctacccctgtcaactgtaaatgctgttgttgtgaagtggaaacatctaggtgcaacaacagctcagccgcgaagtggtaggccacacaagctcacagaacgggactgccatgtgtgccattcagagtgccgaagcgcgtagtgcgtaaaaatcgtctgtactctgttgcaacactcaccaccgagttccaaactgcctctcaaAGCAACGtctgcacaagaactgtttgtcgggagcttcgtgaaatcggtttccatggccgatcatccgcacaaaagcctaagattaccatacgcaatgccaagcgtcagctggagtggtgtaaagctcgctgccattggactctggagcagtggaaaagtgttctctggagtgatgaatcacacttcaccatctggcagtctgacggacttggtttggcggatgccaggagaacgctatctgccccaatgcttagtgtcaactgtaaagtttgttggaggaggaatagttagttccagcgaagggaaatcttaacgctacagcattctagacgattccgtgcttccaactttgtggcaacagtttggggaaggcccttttcagcaggacaatgcccctgtgcacaaagcgaggtctatacagacacggtttgtcgagatcggtgtggaagaacttgactggcctgcacagagccctgaccgcaaccccatcgaacacctttgggatgaattaaaacgcagactgcgagccaggcctaatcacctaacatcagtgcccaacctcattaatgctcttgtgcctgaatggaagcaagtctctgcagcaatgttccaacatctagtgaaaagccttcccagaagagtagaggctgttatagcagcaaaggggggtaccaactccatattaatgcccatgattttggaatgagatgttcgatgagcaggtgtccactagaggtcgaccgattatgatttttcaacgccgataccgattatttgaggaccaaaaaagccgatgccgattaaaaccttttctcaatacagggggtgctgtttccactttggaaaatatcgtctccaaattaaactgcctcatactcaattcttgctcgtacaatatgcatattattattactattggatagaaaacaatctctagtttctaaaaccgtttgaattatgtctgtgggtaaaccagaactctttctacagcgaaaattatgacaggacatgcgaagctctgaaaaatagtctctgatctcggatcagttttaagctctgtgtatgcNgcttcttaacacagcgcgcctccaacccggaagccagccgcaccaatgtgtcggaggaaacaccgtgcacctggcccccttggttagcgcgcactgcgcccggcccgccacaggagtcgctggagcgcgatgagacaaggatatccctaccggccaaaccctccctaacccggacgacgctaggccaattgtgcgtcgccccacggacctcccggtcgcggccggctgcgacagagcctgccGCGCCACCCAGAGACCCTGCTGCGccacccagagactctggtggcgcagctagcactgtgatgcagtgccctagaccactgcgccacccgggaggccccctttatttttttgagcagtgtagttgttACTAACATATTTTCATGTCATGTTTTCTTTTGCAGTCGACAGGATTTGGCGAGCATCTCTGCTCTAGATAACAATCCACTCCGGSCTCAAATTATTAATGCCTTCTTTGACAAAAGGTGATTATATAGCCAAAGTACAATATTGAAATCTCTTGTTTAATACATACTGCATTTACTGACATTACTGTTAAAACGATGTTTTTACACAGAGGACAGTTTTGTTCATGAGATAATCGGTGATGCTGTAAAGGCCTTGGTTTTGAAGCATGTTCAACCCTGTGTTGAGTGAATTCACATATGTAACTCTATACCCCTAGCCTTGGTAACCTRACCGGttagtctggtttaaccaggctaatgCCTCTCTGTGTTTATTTGATTTAGAAACCTCCGTCAGAATGAGGTGGGTACGGTCCAGGTGATTGGCTTTGAGGAGTTCCTTATGGTCATGTCTCACTTTCGTCCGGCAGCTATGCAcatcacagaggaggagagggagaaattgAGGCGGGAAAAACTACGCTGTATGGTTTGGTGATGAGTAGAGTAACTTTGCTGKGACTTGTGTTTGTGCCCagagctaatgcctaggctttagctcagtgggctaatgtGGTCTTGACTGAGTCATGCAGGCAACATGTTTTATATAAGGGCTATTCCAGATTGAATCATAACATAGTTTCKGTTCTCTAATCATACTCTAGTGTAGAGTCTAGATTGGGTCTGGAGTAGACCAGCCAGTCTGTCTTGCTCCTACTTATCATGGATGCAGCTCAGAAAGCCAAACATTCTCATAATCATGACTTCCTCATCCACCCTGATGATGTGAAATMAGCCATTAGGCCCCTATCCTTCCCCTGGAACCCTTCCCATTCGATGATGAATAGAATATAAATCATAGTAGAGACCTGTTACACTATCTTTGGGGATAAAATAGTTAGTAAAAATGTCCTATTTTGCTTGTTCGTCTTCATTGTGTCTCTTCAGTTGTGTTCAACATGCATGACACAGACAGTGACGGCACCATCACTCTGGAGGAGTACAGACGGGTAAGGCCTCCCTTTTCTACTCTCTCCTCACCATAATCCTCCATGGCCCAGGGCGTGTATTCACAAagtatctcagagtaggagtgctgtacTAAAATCAGGTTCCCCCTTGTCCATGTaatattattcattatgatcaaaaaggcaaaactgatcctatgtCAGCACACCTATCCCGGTACATTTTTGTGAAGGTCTGTTTATCATTGACGTTGAATGGACCGGTGTGCTCTTTTCTTCCTCTAGGCGGTAGAAGAGCTCCTGTCTAAGGCTGGCACAATCGGGCAGGAGACCGCAAAGGCCATTGCAGACGCCGCCATGCTGGAAGTTGCAAGCACCACAAGGGGCAAAATGGTAATGGGGTTATCACTTAATCACTCGTGTTCGTACCCTTAAGACCAAAGAGTGTGTGAGTAAGATAAAACGATAACACAATTGATTACAGTGAACCACATCTTATTTTTAAGTGCAAAGAACTGTTCTACTTTGTACTGCTTTGTGCCGTGCCTAAGAACAACCCMTAGCCGTCTGATATTCATGATGGTCCACAGGTCCTTATTGCTTAAAGTGGCAAACTGCAGTTSAAACAATAACGTGTGTACAATAAAATACAAAGGATATTTRATGCTGAAACCataatattaaacaccaatggtttTCACTAAGTTGATGATTTATATTTCGGATAATTTGTACAGCTTTGTcactataatattttttttctcaaatcatcttatttgattatttcatatattttacacgCGATAAGGCCACAGAGGGACAGATATTATTAGACACccgtgataatctgaagtacctaAAAGGCCCTAGATGTCATTTTATACAATTCCAAAGAAACCTTGAAAGTTACctaaattctggtagtttactggtacaTTTGAAAAGTTCCAMTAATATAcactccctttgcaaccctatgRaaaaatgtatgtagcaactgtaGATTTCCCCTTTAAATTGGGTTACTTTGTTTTTCAGGAACCTGATGAATTCTATGAAGGAATCACTTTTGAAAATTTTCTTCAGGTATGGttgtgtatacagtacagtatacagtgagtgtacaaaacattagaaacaactGCTCTTaccatgacagactaaccagaaGACTGTGCCAGCTGCATACCAcactgcataccactgctggcttgcttctgaaggtaagcagggttggttctggtcagtccctggatgggagaccagatgctgctggaagtggtgttggagggtcaGTAGGATGCACTCTTTCCATTGGTCCCAAAAATATCCcagtgccccagggcagtgattggggacactgccctgtgtagggtgcagtcttttggatgggacgttaaacgggtgtcctgactctctgaggtcattaaagatcctgtggcacttattgtaagagtaggggtgttaaccccggtgtcctggctcaAATtcacaatctggccctcaaaccatcacggtcacctaataatccccagtttacaattggctcattcatccccctcctttcccctgtaactattccccaggttgttgctgtaaatgagaatgtgttctcagtcaacttacctggtaaaataacagataaataaaaacRaggtgaaaaatatgtcactTGATAAATCTGcttcaaacagtgtagatgaaggggaggagacaggttaaataaggatttttaatccttgagacggATTGTGGacactagaggtcaaccgatttcaagttttcatcggaaatcagtatttttggacaccgatttggccaatttcttttttctttacacctttatttaactacgcaagtcagttaagaacacattcttattttcaatgacggcctaggaacggtgggttaactgccttgttRaggggcagaatgacagatttttaccttgtcagcttggggagtcaatcttgcaaccttacggttaattagtccaacgctctaaccacctgctttacattgcactccacgaggagcctgtctgttacgcgaatgcagtaagaagccacagtaagttgctagctagcattaaacttatcttataaaaaacaatcaatcataatcactagttaactacacatggttgatgatattactagtttatctagcgtgtcctgcgttgcatataatcgatctGGTGCGCATTCGCAaaacaggactgtcgttgctccaacgtgtacctaaccataaacatcaatgcctttcttaaaatcaatacacagaagtatatatatttttaaacctgcatatttagctaaaagaaatccaggttagcaggcaatattaatcaggtgaaattatgtcacttctcttgcgttcattgcgcgcagagtcagggtatatgcaacagtttgggctgcctggctcgttgcgaactaatttgccagaattttacgtaattatgacataacattgaaggttgtgcaatgtaacaggaatatttagacttatggatgtcacccgttagataaaatacggaacggttccgtaattcactgaaataatacatgttttgttttcgagatgatagtttccggattcgaccatattaatgaccgaaGGCTTGTATTTcgctgtgttattatgttataaataagtctatgatttgatagagcagtctgactgagcggtggtaggcagcagcaggctcataagcattcattcaaacagcactttcctgcattttgccagcagctcttccctatgcttcaagcattgcgctgtttatgacttcaagcctatcaactcccgagattaggctggtgtaaccgatgtgaaatggctagctagttagcggggtgcgcgcttatagcgtttcaaacgtcactcgctctgagacttggagtagttgttccccttgctctgcatgggtaacgctgcttcgagggtggctgttgtcgatgtgttcctggttcgagcccaggtaggtgggtacaagtaaaagtaaaattaataatgacaattaaacaatactgaatgaacacttttttaaCTTAATAtcatacatcaataaaatcaatttagcctcaaataaataatgaaacatgttcaatttggtttaaataatgcaaaacaaagtgttgagaagaaaagtaaaagtgcaatatgtgccatgtaagaaagctaacgtttaagttccttgctcagaacatgagaacatatgaaagctggtggttccttttaacatgagtcttcaatattcccaggtaagaagttttaggttgtggtTATTAtagattataggactatttctctctatacgatttgtatttcatataccttgactattggatgttcttataggcactttagtattgccagtgtaacagtatagcttccgttcctctcctcgctcctacctgggctcgaaccagaacacatcgacaacagccaccctgaaagcagcgttacccatgcagagcaaggggaacaactactccaagtctcagagcgagtgacgtttgaaacgctgtAAGCGCGCCACCCCGCTAAACTAGCTAGGAATTTCACATCGATTACAATccgcctaatctcgggagttgataggcttgaagtcataaacagaagagctgctggcaaaacgcaggaaagtgctgtttgaatggatgcttacgagcctgcttgctcaccatcgctcagtcagactgctctatcaaatcatagacttaattataaataaataacaacacagaaatacaagcctttggtcattaaaatggttgAATCCGGacactatcatttcgaaaacaaaacgtttattctttcagtgaaatacggaaccgtttcgtatttatctaacggatggcatccctaatNNNNNNNNNNNNNNNNNNNNNNNNNNNNNNNNNNNNNNNNNNNNNNNNNNNNNNNNNNNNNNNNNNNNNNNNNNNNNNNNNNNNNNNNNNNNNNNNNNNNNNNNNNNNNNNNNNNNNNNNNNNNNNNNNNNNNNNNNNNNNNNNNNNNNNNNNNNNNNNNNNNNNNNNNNNNNNNNNNNNNNNNNNNNNNNNNNNNNNNNNNNNNNNNNNNNNNNNNNNNNNNNNNNNNNNNNNNNNNNNNNNNNNNNNNNNNNNNNNNNNNNNNNNNNNNNNNNNNNNNNNNNNNNNNNNNNNNNNNNNNNNNNNNNNNNNNNNNNNNNNNNNNNNNNNNNNNNNNNNNNNNNNNNNNNNNNNNNNNNNNNNNNNNNNNNNNNNNNNNNNNNNNNNNNNNNNNNNNNNNNNNNNNNNNNNNNNNNNNNNNNNNNNNNNNNNNNNNNNNNNNNNNNNNNNNNNNNNNNNNNNNNNNNNNNNNNNNNNNNNNNNNNNNNNNNNNNNNNNNNNNNNNNNNNNNNNNNNNNNNNNNNNNNNNNNNNNNNNNNNNNNNNNNNNNNNNNNNNNNNNNNNNNNNNNNNNNNNNNNNNNNNNNNNNNNNNNNNNNNNNNNNNNNNNNNNNNNNNNNNNNNNNNNNNNNNNNNNNNNNNNNNNNNNNNNNNNNNNNNNNNNNNNNNNNNNNNNNNNNNNNNNNNNNNNNNNNNNNNNNNNNNNNNNNNNNNNNNNNNNNNNNNNNNNNNNNNNNNNNNNNNNNNNNNNNNNNNNNNNNNNNNNNNNNNNNNNNNNNNNNNNNNNNNNNNNNNNNNNNNNNNNNNNNNNNNNNNNNNNNNNNNNNNNNNNNNNNNNNNNNNNNNNNNNNNNNNNNNNNNNNNNNNNNNNNNNNNNNNNNNNNNNNNNNNNNNNNNNNNNNNNNNNNNNNNNNNNNNNNNNNNNNNNNNNNNNNNNNNNNNNNNNNNNNNNNNNNNNNNNNNNNNNNNNNNNNNNNNNNNNNNNNNNNNNNNNNNNNNNNNNNNNNNNNNNNNNNNNNNNNNNNNNNNNNNNNNNNNNNNNNNNNNNNNNNNNNNNNNNNNNNNNNNNNNNNNNNNNNNNNNNNNNNNNNNNNNNNNNNNNNNNNNNNNNNNNNNNNNNNNNNNNNNNNNNNNNNNNNNNNNNNNNNNNNNNNNNNNNNNNNNNNNNNNNNNNNNNNNNNNNNNNNNNNNNNNNNNNNNNNNNNNNNNNNNNNNNNNNNNNNNNNNNNNNNNNNNNNNNNNNNNNNNNNNNNNNNNNNNNNNNNNNNNNNNNNNNNNNNNNNNNNNNNNNNNNNNNNNNNNNNNNNNNNNNNNNNNNNNNNNNNNNNNNNNNNNNNNNNNNNNNNNNNNNNNNNNNNNNNNNNNNNNNNNNNNNNNNNNNNNNNNNNNNNNNNNNNNNNNNNNNNNNNNNNNNNNNNNNNNNNNNNNNNNNNNNNNNNNNNNNNNNNNNNNNNNNNNNNNNNNNNNNNNNNNNNNNNNNNNNNNNNNNNNNNNNNNNNNNNNNNNNNNNNNNNNNNNNNNNNNNNNNNNNNNNNNNNNNNNNNNNNNNNNNNNNNNNNNNNNNNNNNNNNNNNNNNNNNNNNNNNNNNNNNNNNNNNNNNNNNNNNNNNNNNNNNNNNNNNNNNNNNNNNNNNNNNNNNNNNNNNNNNNNNNNNNNNNNNNNNNNNNNNNNNNNNNNNNNNNNNNNNNNNNNNNNNNNNNNNNNNNNNNNNNNNNNNNNNNNNNNNNNNNNNNNNNNNNNNNNNNNNNNNNNNNNNNNNNNNNNNNNNNNNNNNNNNNNNNNNNNNNNNNNNNNNNNNNNNNNNNNNNNNNNNNNNNNNNNNNNNNNNNNNNNNNNNNNNNNNNNNNNNNNNNNNNNNNNNNNNNNNNNNNNNNNNNNNNNNNNNNNNNNNNNNNNNNNNNNNNNNNNNNNNNNNNNNNNNNNNNNNNNNNNNNNNNNNNNNNNNNNNNNNNNNNNNNNNNNNNNNNNNNNNNNNNNNNNNNNNNNNNNNNNNNNNNNNNNNNNNNNNNNNNNNNNNNNNNNNNNNNNNNNNNNNNNNNNNNNNNNNNNNNNNNNNNNNNNNNNNNNNNNNNNNNNNNNNNNNNNNNNNNNNNNNNNNNNNNNNNNNNNNNNNNNNNNNNNNNNNNNNNNNNNNNNNNNNNNNNNNNNNNNNNNNNNNNNNNNNNNNNNNNNNNNNNNNNNNNNNNNNNNNNNNNNNNNNNNNNNNNNNNNNNNNNNNNNNNNNNNNNNNNNNNNNNNNNNNNNNNNNNNNNNNNNNNNNNNNNNNNNNNNNNNNNNNNNNNNNNNNNNNNNNNNNNNNNNNNNNNNNNNNNNNNNNNNNNNNNNNNNNNNNNNNNNNNNNNNNNNNNNNNNNNNNNNNNNNNNNNNNNNNNNNNNNNNNNNNNNNNNNNNNNNNNNNNNNNNNNNNNNNNNNNNNNNNNNNNNNNNNNNNNNNNNNNNNNNNNNNNNNNNNNNNNNNNNNNNNNNNNNNNNNNNNNNNNNNNNNNNNNNNNNNNNNNNNNNNNNNNNNNNNNNNNNNNNNNNNNNNNNNNNNNNNNNNNNNNNNNNNNNNNNNNNNNNNNNNNNNNNNNNNNNNNNNNNNNNNNNNNNNNNNNNNNNNNNNNNNNNNNNNNNNNNNNNNNNNNNNNNNNNNNNNNNNNNNNNNNNNNNNNNNNNNNNNNNNNNNNNNNNNNNNNNNNNNNNNNNNNNNNNNNNNNNNNNNNNNNNNNNNNNNNNNNNNNNNNNNNNNNNNNNNNNNNNNNNNNNNNNNNNNNNNNNNNNNNNNNNNNNNNNNNNNNNNNNNNNNNNNNNNNNNNNNNNNNNNNNNNNNNNNNNNNNNNNNNNNNNNNNNNNNNNNNNNNNNNNNNNNNNNNNNNNNNNNNNNNNNNNNNNNNNNNNNNNNNNNNNNNNNNNNNNNNNNNNNNNNNNNNNNNNNNNNNNNNNNNNNNNNNNNNNNNNNNNNNNNNNNNNNNNNNNNNNNNNNNNNNNNNNNNNNNNNNNNNNNNNNNNNNNNNNNNNNNNNNNNNNNNNNNNNNNNNNNNNNNNNNNNNNNNNNNNNNNNNNNNNNNNNNNNNNNNNNNNNNNNNNNNNNNNNNNNNNNNNNNNNNNNNNNNNNNNNNNNNNNNNNNNNNNNNNNNNNNNNNNNNNNNNNNNNNNNNNNNNNNNNNNNNNNNNNNNNNNNNNNNNNNNNNNNNNNNNNNNNNNNNNNNNNNNNNNNNNNNNNNNNNNNNNNNNNNNNNNNNNNNNNNNNNNNNNNNNNNNNNNNNNNNNNNNNNNNNNNNNNNNNNNNNNNNNNNNNNNNNNNNNNNNNNNNNNNNNNNNNNNNNNNNNNNNNNNNNNNNNNNNNNNNNNNNNNNNNNNNNNNNNNNNNNNNNNNNNNNNNNNNNNNNNNNNNNNNNNNNNNNNNNNNNNNNNNNNNNNNNNNNNNNNNNNNNNNNNNNNNNNNNNNNNNNNNNNNNNNNNNNNNNNNNNNNNNNNNNNNNNNNNNNNNNNNNNNNNNNNNNNNNNNNNNNNNNNNNNNNNNNNNNNNNNNNNNNNNNNNNNNNNNNNNNNNNNNNNNNNNNNNNNNNNNNNNNNNNNNNNNNNNNNNNNNNNNNNNNNNNNNNNNNNNNNNNNNNNNNNNNNNNNNNNNNNNNNNNNNNNNNNNNNNNNNNNNNNNNNNNNNNNNNNNNNNNNNNNNNNNNNNNNNNNNNNNNNNNNNNNNNNNNNNNNNNNNNNNNNNNNNNNNNNNNNNNNNNNNNNNNNNNNNNNNNNNNNNNNNNNNNNNNNNNNNNNNNNNNNNNNNNNNNNNNNNNNNNNNNNNNNNNNNNNNNNNNNNNNNNNNNNNNNNNNNNNNNNNNNNNNNNNNNNNNNNNNNNNNNNNNNNNNNNNNNNNNNNNNNNNNNNNNNNNNNNNNNNNNNNNNNNNNNNNNNNNNNNNNNNNNNNNNNNNNNN
This portion of the Salvelinus sp. IW2-2015 linkage group LG15, ASM291031v2, whole genome shotgun sequence genome encodes:
- the LOC111973755 gene encoding calcineurin B homologous protein 3-like isoform X2, translated to MATEVSATVSLEQIGNLNKRFRQLSKNEETLSRQDLASISALDNNPLRXQIINAFFDKRNLRQNEVGTVQVIGFEEFLMVMSHFRPAAMHITEEEREKLRREKLRFVFNMHDTDSDGTITLEEYRRAVEELLSKAGTIGQETAKAIADAAMLEVASTTRGKMEPDEFYEGITFENFLQILKTLDIETRMHVRFLNMDTATMRCGK
- the LOC111973755 gene encoding calcineurin B homologous protein 3-like isoform X1 yields the protein MGASQSARTEHEFQDLADRTGFSLEQIGNLNKRFRQLSKNEETLSRQDLASISALDNNPLRXQIINAFFDKRNLRQNEVGTVQVIGFEEFLMVMSHFRPAAMHITEEEREKLRREKLRFVFNMHDTDSDGTITLEEYRRAVEELLSKAGTIGQETAKAIADAAMLEVASTTRGKMEPDEFYEGITFENFLQILKTLDIETRMHVRFLNMDTATMRCGK